One window of Saccharomyces kudriavzevii IFO 1802 strain IFO1802 genome assembly, chromosome: 10 genomic DNA carries:
- the HUL4 gene encoding putative E3 ubiquitin-protein ligase HUL4 (similar to Saccharomyces cerevisiae HUL4 (YJR036C); ancestral locus Anc_1.462), giving the protein MVSFFGKHNGKRDGGGETISKELLSHSVAHMRNTTSRLGRPTSERSLAAKVKDGECLSGKDKKRISSACLAVEEESDSSNTLNCLCCGVSLRFPISIKKFRCSACQVTVTIKDLAVESDPKSGAHISCNLEDLERVVRRCHNDLQRLKKTGILDKDRKLLIFQPVITCLLDWFHDVNVLNRSFLIHDAKRSVKMLDYEALQKFYGILATLPTRKPYYSMLCCCNDLLKRVTVDKETRLHISQYRWLLIILNIPTIRSCLIRDRKNKNMFETPQIRAVSYELVKRCIGYLSNLSASTSQQLIQSLRRMPTGDFLYLVEVLNLYINFQFSRLLFNEVSNGNTNNTKPEDEMRSRLRRHHTTGHEFLSTRPISAILEEKNGSDYTNPTNAKAKFKFFQYEDDWHIKSAAKLMFAYYTANTRRNGQRALSIQSFYNITLDFIDYKQDFDHWRGVAQKTRMNQLIEEWGNSRIKKKFSFCKYPFILSLGIKISIMEYEIRRIMEHEAEQAFLTSLDKGKSVDVYFKIRVRREVISHDSLRCIKEHQGDLLKSLRVEFVNEPGIDAGGLRKEWFFLLTKSLFNPMNGLFVYIKESSCSWFAINPPNFDKSKKNNCQLELYYLFGVVMALAIFNSTILDLQFPKAFYKKLCSEPLSFEDYSELFPETSGNLIKMLNYTKNDFEDVFSLTFETTYRNNNWILDDNKSSREYVTVELCENGKNVSITQNNKHEFVTKWVEFYLEKSIEPQFNKFILGFKRVFAECSSIKLFNFEELERLVCGDEEQTKFDFKSLRSVTKYVGGFSDNSKVVHWFWEIIENWDYPLQKKLLQFITASDRIPATGISTIPFKISQLGSHDSNDLPLAHTCFNEVCLWGYSSKKKLEQKLLWAINESEGYGFR; this is encoded by the coding sequence atggtttctttttttggcaaacacaatggaaaaagagACGGTGGAGGTGAAACAATATCCAAAGAACTGTTGTCACATTCTGTAGCTCATATGAGGAATACGACATCCAGATTGGGAAGACCCACGTCAGAGCGGTCTTTAGCCGCTAAAGTAAAGGACGGGGAGTGTCTAAGCGGCAAGGACAAGAAACGAATTTCTTCAGCGTGTTTAGCggtagaagaagaatcggattcttcaaatacaCTCAATTGTCTTTGCTGTGGAGTCTCGCTACGTTTTCCAATCtccataaaaaaattccgATGCAGTGCATGCCAAGTAACTGTTACTATAAAGGATCTCGCAGTTGAAAGCGATCCGAAATCCGGTGCGCATATTTCGTGCAATCTAGAGGATTTGGAGAGGGTGGTAAGAAGGTGCCACAATGATTTACAGCGGTTGAAGAAGACTGGGATATTGGATAAAGATAGGAAACTGTTGATTTTCCAGCCGGTAATAACATGTTTGCTGGACTGGTTTCATGATGTTAACGTCTTAAATAGGTCGTTTCTGATTCATGACGCAAAAAGAAGCGTAAAGATGCTGGACTATGAAGCTTTACAAAAATTCTACGGTATACTAGCGACACTGCCCACAAGGAAACCATACTATAGCATGTTGTGTTGTTGTAATGATCTTTTAAAAAGAGTGACCGTTGATAAGGAAACACGTTTGCACATCTCGCAGTATCGGTGGCTACTGATTATATTAAATATACCCACAATACGAAGCTGCCTGATTAGGGATcggaaaaacaaaaacatgtTTGAAACTCCACAAATAAGGGCTGTGTCGTATGAGTTGGTTAAACGATGTATTGGGTACTTATCTAATCTATCGGCGAGCACTTCTCAACAATTGATTCAGTCGCTACGAAGGATGCCTACGGGCGACTTTTTATATCTGGTGGAGGTTTTGAACTTATACATCAACTTTCAATTTTCCAGACTACTTTTTAATGAAGTATCGAATGGAAATACGAATAATACAAAACCTGaagatgagatgagatcTCGTCTCCGTCGTCACCACACCACTGGTCATGAATTCCTGAGCACCAGACCCATAAGCGCAATcctggaagaaaagaatggcTCCGATTATACGAATCCCACCAACGCTAAggcaaaattcaaattttttcaatatgaAGACGATTGGCACATTAAATCTGCGGCAAAATTAATGTTCGCCTACTATACAGCCAATACAAGAAGAAACGGCCAGAGAGCCTTATcaattcaaagtttttaCAACATAACCTTGGACTTCATTGATTACAAACAGGATTTCGATCACTGGCGAGGAGTAGCTCAAAAGACAAGGATGAATCAACTGATCGAAGAGTGGGGAAACTCgaggataaaaaaaaaattttcattctgtAAATATCCATTTATATTGTCACTCGGTATTAAAATTTCTATTATGGAATATGAAATACGTAGAATCATGGAACATGAAGCTGAGCAGGCCTTTCTAACTTCATTGGATAAAGGCAAGTCAGTAGACGTTTACTTCAAAATCAGAGTGCGGCGTGAAGTTATTTCTCATGATTCTTTAAGATGCATCAAGGAGCATCAAGGCGATTTACTAAAATCGTTAAGGGTGGAATTTGTTAACGAACCTGGTATCGATGCAGGCGGGttaagaaaagaatggttCTTCCTATTGACAAAATCATTGTTCAACCCAATGAATGGTTTATTCGTCTACATCAAAGAAAGCTCATGCTCATGGTTCGCAATAAATCCTCCAAATTTTGAcaaatcgaaaaaaaataactgCCAACTAGAACTATATTACCTTTTCGGGGTCGTGATGGCATTAGCCATTTTCAACAGCACCATATTAGATTTACAATTCCCCAAGGcattttataaaaaattatGTTCAGAACCTTTAAGTTTTGAAGATTATTCAGAGTTGTTTCCGGAGACAAGTGGAAACCTGATCAAGATGCTTAATTACACAAAGAATGATTTCGAAGACGTCTTTTCCTTAACTTTCGAAACCACCTATAGGAATAATAACTGGATCTTAGATGATAATAAATCTAGCAGAGAATATGTAACGGTGGAATTATGTGAAAATGGTAAGAACGTTTCGATAACTCAAAACAATAAGCACGAGTTTGTCACTAAGTGGGTGGAGTTTTATTTAGAGAAATCTATTGAGCCgcaattcaataaattcatATTAGGTTTCAAAAGAGTCTTCGCAGAATGCAGTTCCATAAAGTTGTTCAATTTCGAAGAGTTGGAAAGGCTGGTCTGTGGGGATGAAGAGCAaactaaatttgatttcaaaTCATTAAGGTCTGTGACAAAGTATGTGGGTGGGTTTTCTGATAACTCTAAGGTTGTTCACTGGTTTTGGGAGATCATCGAAAATTGGGATTACCCattacagaaaaaattattacaGTTCATAACGGCATCTGATCGTATACCTGCAACAGGTATCTCTACCATCCCGTTCAAAATCAGTCAGCTCGGTTCACATGACAGTAATGATTTGCCGTTGGCTCACACATGCTTCAATGAAGTGTGTCTGTGGGGctattcatcaaaaaaaaaattggaacaAAAGTTACTTTGGGCAATTAATGAGTCGGAAGGTTATGGATTCCGGTAG
- the GEF1 gene encoding Gef1p (similar to Saccharomyces cerevisiae GEF1 (YJR040W); ancestral locus Anc_1.466), whose protein sequence is MITRYVPINQSIEGGEDGVDTNRFANIPETQNFDQFVTIDKIAEGNRPLSVESDRSFLNSKYQYYREVIWDRAKTFITLSSTAIVIGCIAGFLQVFTETLVNWKTGRCNRNWLLNKSFCCSNVVNEVSSASKVVLKRQEFECEAQGVWINWNGRVSPFMIFMLLSVLFASISTLLVKYVAPMATGSGISEIKVWVSGFEYNKDFLGFLTLVVKSVALPLAISSGLSVGKEGPSVHYATCCGYLLTKWLLRDTLTYSTQYEYLTAASGAGVAVAFGAPIGGVLFGLEEIASANRFNSSTLWKSYYVALVAITTLKYIDPFRNGRVILFNVTYDRDWKVQEIPIFIILGVFGGLYGKYISKWNISFIHFRKMYLSAWPVQEVIFLATLTAFISYFNEFLKLDMTESMGILFHECVKNDNTSTFGHRLCQLDENTHALEFLKIFTSLCFATVIRALLVVVSYGARIPAGIFVPSMAVGATFGRAVSLLVERFISGPAVITPGAYAFLGAAATLSGITNLTLTVVVIMFELTGAFMYIIPVMIVVAITRIILSTSGISGGIADQMIMVNGFPYLEDEQEDEILEKYTAEQVMSSKLITINETIYLSELESLLYDSASEFSVHGFPITRDEDKFEKERKCIGYVLKRHLTSKVMMQSVNSAKAQTTLVYFNKTNDDLGHRENCIGFKDIMNSSPITVKPQVPMSLLFRMFKELGCKTIIVEESGISRGLITAKDVLRFERMKYREIHGAKFTYNEALDRRCWSVINFIITIFSPNRNDNII, encoded by the coding sequence ATGATAACAAGGTATGTGCCAATAAACCAATCGATTGAGGGTGGTGAAGATGGCGTTGATACCAATAGATTCGCTAATATTCCAGAGACGcaaaattttgatcaaTTTGTTACAATTGATAAGATTGCGGAGGGAAATAGACCGTTGTCCGTGGAATCTGACAGGAGCTTTCTTAACTCAAAATACCAATACTACCGAGAAGTCATATGGGACCGTGCGAAGACGTTTATTACATTGAGCTCTACGGCCATAGTAATTGGTTGCATAGCTGGTTTCCTGCAGGTTTTCACGGAAACTTTGGTCAATTGGAAAACGGGCCGTTGTAATAGGAACTGGTTACTTAATAAGTCATTCTGCTGTAGCAATGTTGTCAATGAAGTAAGTTCCGCAAGTAAAGTGGTGTTGAAAAGACAAGAATTTGAATGCGAAGCACAGGGAGTTTGGATCAATTGGAATGGGCGTGTGTCCCCTTTCATGATTTTCATGCTTTTATCAGTCCTCTTTGCTTCAATTAGTACATTGTTGGTAAAATATGTTGCTCCTATGGCTACCGGTTCAGGAATCTCAGAAATTAAGGTGTGGGTATCTGGTTTTGAATACAACAAAGATTTTCTGGGTTTTTTAACATTGGTCGTTAAAAGTGTTGCTCTTCCTTTGGCTATCTCTTCAGGGTTAAGCGTAGGTAAAGAAGGACCCTCCGTCCATTATGCAACTTGTTGTGGTTACTTGCTTACGAAGTGGTTACTAAGAGATACACTAACGTATTCTACACAATACGAATATTTGACAGCGGCCAGTGGAGCAGGTGTTGCGGTTGCCTTTGGTGCTCCCATCGGTGGTGTCCTTTTTGGTTTAGAAGAGATTGCCTCCGCTAATAGATTCAACTCCTCTACTTTATGGAAATCCTACTACGTTGCCTTGGTAGCTATAACTACTCTGAAATACATTGATCCATTCAGAAATGGTAGGGTTATTCTCTTTAATGTAACATACGATAGAGATTGGAAAGTACAAGAGATTCCgatctttatcattttaGGAGTCTTCGGTGGTTTGTATGGGAAATATATCAGTAAGTGGAATATAAGCTTTATTCATTTCCGCAAAATGTACTTATCTGCATGGCCAGTTCAAgaagtcatttttttagcaACGCTTACCGCTTTTATTTCCTACTTCAacgaatttttgaaattagaCATGACAGAAAGCATGGGTATATTATTTCATGAGTGTGTCAAAAATGACAATACGTCAACTTTTGGACACAGATTGTGCCAACTGGACGAAAATACGCACGCGCTtgagtttttgaaaatttttactTCTCTATGCTTTGCGACTGTTATCAGGGCTTTGTTGGTTGTGGTATCATATGGCGCCAGAATTCCAGCAGGAATCTTTGTCCCCTCAATGGCCGTTGGTGCTACATTCGGCCGTGCGGTTAGTTTGCTTGTAGAGAGGTTTATTAGCGGCCCTGCCGTCATTACTCCAGGCGCTTATGCTTTTCTGGGTGCAGCTGCCACTTTAAGCGGGATAACTAACTTGACTTTAACCGTCGTAGTGATAATGTTCGAATTAACTGGTGCCTTCATGTATATTATACCTGTTATGATCGTAGTTGCAATAACAAGAATAATTCTAAGCACTTCAGGTATTTCTGGGGGTATTGCTGATCAAATGATTATGGTTAATGGCTTTCCATATCTGGAGGACGAGCAAGAAGACGAGATCTTAGAAAAGTACACTGCAGAGCAGGTTATGTCTTCAAAATTAATCACTATTAATGAAACCATTTATCTCTCTGAATTGGAGTCTTTACTGTATGATTCAGCCTCAGAGTTTTCCGTGCATGGTTTTCCAATAACCAGAGATGAAGATAAGttcgaaaaggaaaggaAATGCATTGGATACGTACTAAAAAGACACTTGACCAGTAAAGTAATGATGCAAAGTGTAAATAGTGCGAAAGCTCAAACAACTTTGGTATACTTCAATAAAACCAACGACGACTTAGGTCATCGTGAAAATTGTATTGGATTCAAGGATATTATGAACTCGTCGCCCATAACGGTGAAGCCGCAGGTTCCAATGTCCTTATTGTTCCGTATGTTCAAAGAACTTGGTTGTAAGACTATCATCGTTGAGGAAAGTGGAATTTCAAGGGGTTTAATCACCGCTAAAGATGTTTTGAGGtttgaaagaatgaagTATCGAGAAATTCATGGTGCAAAATTTACGTATAACGAAGCACTGGATAGAAGATGCTGGTCAGTCATCAATTTTATAATCACAATATTTTCTCCTAACCGAAATGACAACATTATTTAA
- the MLO127 gene encoding Mlo127p (similar to Saccharomyces cerevisiae YJR039W; ancestral locus Anc_1.463) yields MVDNIIVSEVEGPLDVVRCFVREEDGLQGQKRQLVVVGLEYIDVFEGVERGETCKVLSLRTDGCTVAAFYYKDHSIVDRRFYILLKATGRLDFIDINYKLVKSLETQIDQVRSEPKFLFQDPLRPALVFNLSRTEIYEISTKDILNLAEADIKLSYITSSPIVSIDACINFNDILDKDGFTLSILTHPYGANSYELEACMCVFEPKPAKGAKWQRTIKVSFTDEAAVSQILLKSVANIGNFVFTPWKIYFVKHALSSNQTIGGEKIGTIYQGSGAFASEHTQRIDLLRPILAEVTLNYLTFTFLTHTAVVITCKMNAILSSFEDDTYIWENFSFEKLPRNNAMPIEHYLSAFFDENYWILVCPEGHITMCSIGNEDRDSSTALGSLLCKSTLYSDFIGSYTRSHLSCGLLHNGLGFLRLKFQSYMNIFAGTSMKLIFQTENGAPRQVYSTRKGIYWADADSNIYRGSVRIDSKVNDNFIATRDGTLLTDKSIVTFACIRKDKECNYVYVTKQGRLKWSHSQESYQIQNLHDKLTIENCCLSAISRGDHSPLTVLILNDEMIVFDSCNQLKSRKKTFNSFNNLSSIFLHEYENMVYIFVSDVEGTLCIIKAATLELLEKVKICKKKLQFCEVPNSEYVFIYTADTTVLLKPCSAKAKFEIHEVHAPYHISHLVPGEKDGTVIMVTSQGRFYDVTVPSDVGKATFSSALEHVSKPCFKFVTLESSSRYIIVAALPVAKQLQDRYSEIYVYDIKQVKKISVFNFFTINNDIKSIKYENVLISDIISVPVIKRSETLAKKKASELYKEVIFNSCILVALNLNSIDDIDSNDMNNLMLFSFDEKSGAIEYLFGINTGFSITGLYNYYNSCVLVYGESVQAYQLNYSVHEDKFSIEQVSNRLHISGVAIILSILFDEGKAKMARKQRNIDTWVYLEKMVLLDIRKGMMRFNVIHTTDGNVENILLQVHSLDPLERELVNSVNDGERMITGSATTTFKNTRYLLNSYGSQNLTLFRYTLDGEERIDQTVHEVAAQVTTVKSVGTNDFGIGAFLDKTTFTPLFLVNTLGNGCYVIGFLHEESAISSYKLSEEKATFTGPRYKFFGFLTPQKDNHAVISGS; encoded by the coding sequence ATGGTTGATAACATTATAGTTAGTGAGGTCGAAGGACCGCTAGATGTTGTAAGGTGCTTTGTCAGGGAAGAAGATGGACTCCAAGGACAGAAACGACAATTAGTAGTCGTAGGGCTAGAGTACATAGATGTGTTCGAAGGTGTGGAACGGGGAGAGACTTGTAAAGTGCTGAGCCTCAGGACTGACGGATGTACAGTGGCAGCTTTTTACTACAAGGATCATTCTATAGTTGATCGAAGATTTTACATTCTGTTGAAAGCTACGGGGCGATTGGATTTCATCGACATTAATTACAAGCTGGTCAAGTCTCTGGAGACGCAGATCGATCAGGTAAGGTCTGAGCCAAAATTCTTATTTCAGGATCCGCTGCGACCAGCTTTGGTTTTCAACTTGTCGCGCACTGAAATCTACGAGATTTCTACTAAGGATATTCTAAATCTAGCAGAGGCTGACATTAAACTAAGCTATATCACATCTTCGCCGATAGTGTCCATAGACGCATGCATAAATTTCAACGATATTTTAGATAAAGATGGCTTTACGTTGTCCATACTTACACATCCGTACGGGGCGAACAGCTACGAGTTGGAGGCCTGTATGTGCGTATTTGAACCTAAACCAGCCAAAGGCGCCAAATGGCAAAGAACGATCAAAGTATCCTTTACGGATGAGGCCGCAGTATCACAAatacttttgaaatctgTTGCCAATATTGGCAATTTTGTGTTTACGCcttggaaaatttatttTGTCAAGCACGCACTGTCATCGAACCAAACCATTGGTGGTGAAAAGATAGGCACAATATATCAGGGATCTGGCGCCTTTGCATCCGAACACACACAGAGAATAGATCTTTTGCGACCCATCCTTGCGGAAGTTACATTGAATTATTTAACGTTTACATTCCTGACGCATACGGCTGTTGTTATCACATGCAAAATGAACGCAATATTGAGCAGTTTTGAGGACGACACATATATCTGGgaaaacttttcatttgaaaagcTTCCCAGAAATAATGCTATGCCAATAGAACACTACCTTTCggctttttttgatgaaaattacTGGATACTGGTATGTCCAGAGGGCCATATTACAATGTGTTCAATTGGAAATGAGGACCGCGATAGTTCCACTGCGCTTGGTTCCTTACTTTGCAAATCAACTTTGTATTCAGATTTCATAGGAAGCTACACGCGATCGCATTTGTCCTGCGGTCTATTGCATAATGGATTGGGATTTTTAAGGTTGAAGTTTCAATCatatatgaatatttttgCTGGAACTTCCATGAAgctaatttttcaaaccgAAAACGGTGCTCCTCGTCAAGTTTACTCTACAAGAAAAGGCATCTACTGGGCGGATGCGGATAGTAATATCTACAGGGGCAGTGTGCGAATAGATTCAAAGGTAAATGATAATTTTATTGCCACCAGAGATGGAACTTTACTAACGGACAAATCTATCGTCACTTTTGCCTGTATTAGGAAAGATAAAGAGTGTAACTACGTATATGTCACAAAGCAAGGTCGCTTGAAATGGAGTCATTCACAAGAATcttatcaaattcaaaatttgcatGATAAATTGACTATAGAGAATTGTTGTTTATCCGCTATTTCTAGGGGGGATCATTCCCCTTTGACAGTTCTTATACTAAATGATGAAATGATAGTATTTGATTCCTGTAATCAATTGAAAAgtcgaaaaaaaactttcaatAGCTTTAATAATTTATCCTCTATTTTCCTTCATGAATACGAAAATATGGTCTACATTTTCGTATCCGACGTAGAAGGAACCCTTTGCATTATAAAGGCAGCAACGTTGGAACTCTTAGAAAAGGTTAAAATTTGTAAGAAGAAACTGCAGTTTTGCGAAGTACCTAATTCAGAATATGTTTTTATATACACTGCAGACACTACGGTTCTTTTGAAGCCATGTAGTGCGAAAgccaaatttgaaatacaTGAAGTACACGCTCCGTATCATATAAGTCATTTAGTTCCCGGAGAAAAAGATGGCACAGTTATCATGGTTACTTCCCAAGGTCGATTTTATGATGTGACTGTCCCAAGCGATGTTGGAAAGGCCACTTTTAGCTCTGCATTGGAGCATGTTTCAAAACCTTGCTTCAAATTTGTAACTTTGgaatcttcttcaaggtACATCATCGTTGCTGCTCTACCGGTAGCAAAACAATTGCAGGATAGGTATTCCGAAATTTATGTGTATGACATTAAACAAGTCAAGAAGATTTCCgtattcaatttctttaccatcaataatgatatcaaaagtataaaatatgaaaacGTCCTGATATCAGATATAATTAGTGTACCAGTCATCAAAAGGAGCGAAACAttagccaaaaaaaaagcttctGAACTGTATAAGGAAgtaattttcaattcatgTATTTTGGTGGCTTTGAATTTAAACTCGATAGATGACATCGACAGCAATGACATGAACAATCTAATGTTGTTTTCATTCGATGAGAAATCAGGAGCTATAGAATATCTTTTTGGGATTAACACTGGATTTTCGATTACTGGGCTGTATAACTACTACAACAGTTGTGTCTTGGTTTACGGGGAATCAGTGCAGGCTTACCAACTGAATTATTCAGTTCATGAGGATAAGTTCAGCATAGAACAAGTTTCAAATAGGCTTCATATTTCTGGTGTTGCCATAATATTATCTATATTGTTTGACGAAGGTAAGGCAAAGATGGCTAGGAAGCAACGAAATATAGATACCTGGGtttatttggaaaaaatggttCTACTTGACATACGGAAAGGTATGATGAGGTTCAATGTCATCCACACAACAGATGGTAATGTCGAAAACATACTATTGCAAGTGCATTCTCTAGACCCACTTGAGAGAGAGCTTGTTAATAGCGTTAATGACGGTGAGAGAATGATTACTGGTTCAGCAACCACAACTTTCAAGAATACTAGATATCTCTTGAACTCGTACGGCAGTCAAAACCTCACCTTATTCAGATATACGCTTGATGGTGAGGAAAGAATAGATCAAACTGTACACGAAGTTGCTGCACAAGTGACAACTGTTAAGTCGGTGGGAACCAATGATTTTGGCATTGGTGCATTCTTAGATAAAACGACTTTCACTCCCTTATTCTTGGTCAATACCTTAGGTAATGGTTGTTATGTGATTGGATTCTTACACGAAGAGTCGGCTATCTCATCGTATAAGCTATCTGAAGAGAAGGCAACGTTCACAGGGCCGCGTTACAAGTTCTTTGGTTTCCTTACCCCTCAGAAAGACAATCATGCTGTTATATCAGGGAGTTAG